A window of the Natronomonas salina genome harbors these coding sequences:
- a CDS encoding TM2 domain-containing protein: protein MPSDDEAEDDASSDEPFDVDERPPAATPGVNTGPDEKFCHSCGAIIKKEAEICPECGVRQKPATADYEKDRVTAGVLAILLGWAGVHRFYLGDTGLGLLYLCFFWTGIPGLVGIVEGILYLTKTDEEFQRRYVE from the coding sequence ATGCCCTCCGACGACGAGGCCGAAGACGACGCGAGCAGCGACGAACCGTTCGACGTCGACGAACGGCCGCCAGCCGCGACGCCGGGCGTGAACACCGGCCCCGACGAGAAGTTCTGTCACAGCTGCGGGGCGATCATCAAGAAGGAGGCCGAGATCTGCCCGGAGTGCGGCGTCCGCCAGAAGCCGGCGACCGCCGACTACGAGAAGGACCGCGTGACGGCCGGCGTCCTCGCCATCCTGCTCGGGTGGGCGGGCGTCCACCGGTTCTACCTCGGCGACACCGGCCTGGGGCTGCTGTACCTCTGTTTCTTCTGGACCGGCATCCCGGGGCTGGTCGGCATCGTCGAGGGGATCCTCTACCTCACGAAGACCGACGAGGAGTTCCAGCGCCGCTACGTCGAGTAG
- a CDS encoding DUF2085 domain-containing protein: protein MIDWDGVRTALAATRPYLLSHHQPGEWDRCYAPRVGGRRVRLCARCLGIYPGILAGLLAALIGSPLPTGLWVVTLLPMPALVDWAVSAFTARRGWNPVRTATGFGLGYAYGVGLATLYLTGDLRVLAIGVVYGLLAGFLLFVRHARQ, encoded by the coding sequence ATGATCGACTGGGACGGGGTCCGGACCGCGCTGGCGGCGACGCGCCCGTACCTCCTCTCGCATCACCAACCCGGCGAGTGGGACCGCTGTTACGCCCCCCGGGTCGGCGGGCGGCGGGTTCGGCTCTGTGCGCGCTGTCTCGGGATCTACCCGGGGATTCTGGCCGGGCTGCTGGCGGCCCTAATCGGGTCGCCGCTGCCGACCGGGCTCTGGGTCGTCACGCTCCTGCCGATGCCTGCGCTGGTCGACTGGGCGGTCTCGGCGTTCACGGCTCGCCGCGGGTGGAATCCGGTGCGGACCGCGACGGGGTTCGGCCTCGGCTACGCCTATGGGGTCGGCCTGGCGACGCTGTACCTGACGGGCGATCTGCGGGTGCTCGCGATCGGCGTCGTCTACGGTCTCCTCGCGGGATTCCTGTTGTTCGTCCGTCACGCTCGACAGTAG
- a CDS encoding CopZ family metallochaperone codes for MSQTISVEGMTCEHCEQSVEEALQGVSGVTDVDVDREAERATVDGDADTDALVDAVEDAGYTASA; via the coding sequence ATGAGCCAGACCATCTCCGTCGAGGGCATGACCTGCGAGCACTGTGAACAGAGCGTCGAGGAGGCATTGCAGGGCGTCAGCGGCGTGACCGACGTCGACGTCGACCGCGAGGCCGAGCGGGCGACCGTCGACGGCGACGCCGACACCGACGCGCTCGTCGATGCCGTCGAGGACGCGGGCTACACCGCCTCCGCCTGA